In a genomic window of Chryseobacterium sp. G0162:
- a CDS encoding helicase HerA-like domain-containing protein encodes MADKAQFIEELNARYTPKGDHIILGKGMLDGEVVPEVNVTIPLKTINRHGLIAGATGTGKTKTLQVFAEQLSHQGIPSLVLDIKGDFSGIAEAGQMNSIIEERYAKTQLPYTPQGFPVELMSISGGKGIKLRATVTEFGPVLLSKILELNDTQQSIMSIVFKYCDDKGLPLIDLKDLKKVLQYVTDNAQGKAELAANYGSIAPASLGAILRSIVALEQQGAGDFFGELSFDVQDLLQTRDGKGVVNILRVSDIQNKPQLFSTFMLSLFAEIYMTFPEEGDSGKPKLVLFIDEAHLLFDEASKTLLSQIETMVKLIRSKGVGIYFITQIPGDVPESVLSQLGLKIQHALRGFTAKDKKEISKAVENYPTTEYYNASNLIQNLGIGEAFVTALDEKGIPTPLVHTYLISPESRMDVLSEAEITELTSGSAMVAKYEQAIDRESAYEMLTNRMEQAAQNPTTNQRTRPVKEEPGMFEQVLQSQAGRTFTNTLMREGAKAILGMFGLGGRKR; translated from the coding sequence ATGGCAGACAAAGCACAATTTATTGAAGAATTAAATGCTAGATACACTCCAAAGGGAGATCACATCATATTAGGGAAAGGAATGCTGGACGGAGAAGTCGTTCCGGAAGTGAATGTAACTATTCCTTTAAAAACAATCAACCGTCACGGTCTTATTGCAGGAGCAACGGGAACAGGAAAGACCAAAACATTACAGGTATTTGCAGAACAGCTTTCTCATCAGGGAATTCCATCATTGGTTTTGGATATCAAAGGTGACTTTTCCGGTATTGCAGAAGCCGGGCAGATGAATTCTATCATTGAAGAGAGGTATGCGAAAACTCAGCTTCCTTATACTCCACAGGGTTTTCCGGTAGAATTGATGAGTATTTCAGGAGGAAAAGGAATAAAATTGAGAGCTACTGTAACAGAATTCGGCCCTGTTTTATTAAGTAAAATTCTTGAACTTAATGATACCCAGCAAAGTATCATGTCTATTGTCTTTAAATATTGTGATGATAAAGGACTTCCTCTGATTGATCTTAAAGATTTAAAGAAAGTACTTCAGTATGTGACAGATAATGCACAAGGGAAAGCTGAGCTTGCCGCTAATTACGGATCGATAGCACCAGCTTCTTTGGGAGCTATTCTAAGATCTATTGTAGCTCTAGAGCAACAGGGTGCGGGAGATTTCTTTGGTGAATTAAGCTTTGATGTTCAGGACTTATTACAAACCAGAGATGGAAAAGGAGTTGTGAATATTTTAAGAGTATCAGATATTCAGAATAAGCCACAACTATTTTCTACCTTTATGCTTTCTCTTTTTGCAGAAATTTATATGACTTTTCCTGAAGAAGGAGATAGTGGTAAGCCAAAATTAGTGTTGTTCATAGATGAAGCACATTTACTTTTTGATGAAGCCTCAAAAACTCTTCTTTCACAGATTGAAACGATGGTAAAGCTTATCCGTTCAAAAGGAGTGGGTATTTATTTTATTACCCAGATTCCTGGTGATGTACCTGAGAGTGTTTTGTCTCAATTAGGGTTAAAAATACAACATGCTTTGAGAGGTTTTACAGCAAAAGATAAAAAGGAAATTTCCAAGGCTGTTGAGAATTATCCAACGACAGAATATTATAATGCCTCCAATCTTATTCAGAATTTAGGAATTGGGGAAGCATTTGTAACAGCTTTGGATGAAAAAGGAATTCCAACACCACTGGTTCATACCTATCTTATTTCTCCAGAATCAAGAATGGATGTTTTGAGTGAGGCGGAGATTACAGAATTAACGTCCGGCTCAGCCATGGTAGCCAAATATGAGCAAGCAATCGATAGAGAATCTGCTTATGAAATGCTAACCAACAGAATGGAGCAAGCAGCCCAAAATCCAACAACCAATCAGAGAACAAGACCGGTAAAAGAAGAACCGGGAATGTTTGAGCAGGTATTGCAAAGCCAGGCAGGAAGAACTTTTACCAATACATTAATGCGGGAAGGTGCAAAAGCTATTCTCGGAATGTTTGGTCTTGGAGGCAGAAAAAGATAA
- a CDS encoding PolC-type DNA polymerase III, translating to MYSIIDIESNGAGYRNECIIDIAIYRYDGQKITDQFISLVNPEGDITPFVQKLTSITPKMVKTAPKFHEIAKRVIEITQNTTLVGHNIDFDYRMLRQSFKRLGYDFKINTLDTIPLAKKLIPDEVSYSLGKLVKSLGIPLTNHHRADGDARATLELFKLLISKDTENEIIQKQHEETNAKTYINKIKQLTQDLPNEKGFVYFQDEAGKIIFSDYVQDINKFSKKVFNSKSKKWEQVQKDVEQINFELTGTDIIAKLILNSKKVKKKEVLPFGLYFRNNKYVVEKNTLNKTEKAILKFRSFTQGAKAVQFIGAQEEYNDVNVLKQKIEFRKRNELWLGTGRKLGEKLFLIIENGKVISFGFYELFTQIQTLSKLAKLKIDLQLSSTDLNNELQLALLRGDFETLPLPK from the coding sequence ATGTATTCAATTATAGACATAGAAAGTAATGGTGCAGGTTATAGAAATGAATGCATTATAGATATCGCCATCTACAGATATGATGGACAGAAAATTACAGATCAGTTTATATCCCTTGTCAATCCGGAAGGAGATATTACTCCTTTTGTTCAGAAGCTTACCAGTATCACTCCTAAGATGGTGAAAACGGCCCCGAAGTTCCATGAAATAGCTAAAAGAGTGATTGAAATTACCCAAAATACAACCCTGGTAGGACATAATATTGATTTCGATTACAGAATGCTTCGCCAATCGTTTAAAAGATTGGGTTATGATTTTAAAATCAATACTTTAGATACTATTCCTTTAGCTAAAAAACTGATTCCTGATGAAGTAAGCTATTCATTAGGTAAATTGGTAAAATCATTAGGGATTCCTTTGACTAATCATCACAGAGCAGACGGAGATGCCAGAGCTACGCTGGAACTGTTTAAACTTTTAATATCCAAAGATACCGAAAACGAGATAATCCAAAAACAGCACGAAGAAACCAATGCCAAAACCTATATCAATAAGATTAAGCAATTGACACAGGATCTTCCCAACGAAAAAGGGTTCGTTTATTTTCAGGATGAAGCAGGAAAAATTATTTTTTCCGATTATGTGCAGGATATCAATAAATTTTCAAAAAAAGTATTCAATTCCAAATCCAAGAAATGGGAACAGGTTCAAAAGGACGTTGAACAGATTAATTTTGAACTTACCGGAACGGATATTATCGCGAAATTAATCCTAAACTCTAAAAAGGTTAAGAAAAAAGAGGTTCTGCCATTCGGACTTTATTTCAGAAACAACAAATATGTTGTTGAAAAAAATACTCTCAATAAAACAGAAAAGGCAATCTTGAAATTCAGATCATTTACTCAAGGTGCAAAAGCCGTTCAGTTTATTGGTGCTCAGGAAGAATACAATGATGTAAATGTGTTAAAACAGAAGATAGAATTCAGAAAAAGGAATGAGCTTTGGCTGGGCACCGGAAGAAAATTAGGCGAGAAATTATTTTTAATTATTGAAAACGGAAAAGTAATATCCTTTGGTTTTTATGAGCTGTTTACACAGATACAAACGCTCAGTAAACTTGCCAAATTAAAAATTGATCTTCAGCTGTCTTCAACGGATTTGAATAATGAACTACAGTTGGCTCTTCTGCGCGGTGATTTTGAGACTTTACCGCTGCCTAAATAA
- the lysA gene encoding diaminopimelate decarboxylase, with protein MNSQELLKIANEFGTPVYVYDAESIKVQYEKLTSSFLKHTKFFYAAKALTNINILKYVKKLGASLDCVSINEVKLGLKAGFPKEKILFTPNCVDLAEIEEAMSFGVHINIDNISILEQFGNKYGNSYPIFVRINPHIFAGGNYKISTGHIDSKFGISIHQLRHIERVMKSTNLNVEGLHMHTGSEIKDPEVFLQALDIMLELSEHFPNLKYLDMGSGFKIPYQDSEEETDVKTLGRKVEKVLGEFSKTTGRKFELWFEPGKFLVGKSGYLLVKANVIKQTTATVFVGVNSGFNHLIRPMFYDSYHAIENLSNPKGAERIYTVVGNICETDTFAWDRKLHEVREGDILAFHNAGAYGFEMSSNFNSRLKPAEVLFLDGKAHLIRKRDEFEDLLRNQIEVVI; from the coding sequence ATGAATTCACAAGAATTATTAAAGATCGCCAATGAGTTTGGCACCCCGGTGTATGTGTATGATGCAGAATCCATCAAAGTTCAATACGAAAAACTTACATCTTCTTTTTTAAAACATACTAAGTTCTTCTATGCAGCGAAGGCGTTGACCAATATCAATATCCTTAAGTATGTCAAGAAGCTGGGTGCATCTTTAGATTGCGTATCTATTAACGAAGTCAAATTAGGATTAAAGGCAGGATTTCCAAAAGAAAAAATATTGTTTACTCCCAATTGTGTTGACTTAGCTGAAATAGAGGAAGCAATGTCTTTCGGAGTTCATATTAATATTGATAACATTTCTATTCTTGAGCAATTCGGGAATAAATACGGAAATTCTTACCCTATTTTTGTTAGAATCAACCCGCATATCTTTGCCGGAGGGAACTATAAAATCTCAACAGGGCATATCGACAGTAAGTTCGGAATCTCCATTCATCAGCTTCGTCACATTGAAAGAGTGATGAAAAGTACCAACCTTAATGTTGAAGGTCTTCACATGCACACAGGAAGTGAGATTAAAGATCCTGAGGTATTCCTGCAGGCGCTGGATATCATGCTTGAACTTTCTGAACATTTCCCTAACCTGAAATATCTGGACATGGGAAGTGGTTTCAAAATCCCTTACCAGGACAGCGAAGAAGAAACTGACGTTAAAACATTAGGCAGAAAAGTAGAAAAAGTTTTAGGAGAGTTTTCAAAAACAACAGGTAGAAAATTCGAGCTTTGGTTTGAACCAGGGAAATTCTTAGTAGGAAAAAGTGGTTACCTTTTAGTGAAAGCGAATGTAATCAAACAAACTACTGCTACTGTTTTCGTAGGAGTGAACTCAGGGTTTAATCACCTGATCCGCCCTATGTTTTATGATTCTTACCACGCTATTGAAAACTTATCTAATCCAAAAGGAGCGGAAAGAATTTATACCGTAGTAGGGAACATCTGTGAAACGGATACCTTTGCATGGGACAGAAAACTACACGAAGTAAGAGAAGGTGATATCCTTGCGTTCCACAACGCCGGTGCGTATGGTTTTGAGATGAGTTCAAATTTCAATTCAAGATTAAAGCCTGCTGAAGTTCTGTTCCTTGATGGAAAAGCTCATCTGATCCGTAAAAGAGACGAATTTGAAGACTTATTGAGAAACCAGATTGAAGTGGTTATCTAA
- a CDS encoding thiamine pyrophosphate-dependent enzyme, which produces MAKNIAEQIVEMLENANVKRIYAVTGDSLNHLNVAVKKSSIQWIHVRHEEVGAYAAAAEAELDGLAVCAGSCGPGHVHLINGVYEAHRSHVPMLVIASTIPSDEMGMDYFQETNTIKLFDDCSYYNQMITRPEQVQRTVQTAIQHAISKKGVAVIGLPGDVSELDAQETTTSTQIFKTNPVIRPSDDELKNLATLINENKKITLYCGIGAAEASAEVIKLSHLLKAPVGYSFRGKMAIQPNNSNEIGLTGLLGFPSAYHAMHEADVVILLGTDFPYQKFMPVKNKIVQIDESPERLGRRAKLELGLTGDVKQSIMALLPMLNEKTDVDFLNEQLAFYDKVKENQLEYVKDYGKENAIQPEYVAHTLDRLAKKDAIFTVDTGMCCVWGARFITGTGERKMLGSFNHGSMANAMPMAIGASLAHPDKQVIAMCGDGGLSMLLGDMATIFQYKLPVKLIVFNNRTLGMVKLEMEVGGMPDNETDMINPDFALVAQAMGYPGKNVHQPEEVESAIKECLDYNGPYLLNIFTNPNALALPPKIEMDQVLGMTKSMAQLMLGGKMDEVLETVKSNYKHIKGLL; this is translated from the coding sequence ATGGCTAAAAATATAGCAGAGCAAATTGTAGAAATGCTCGAAAACGCTAATGTGAAAAGAATTTATGCAGTGACAGGTGACAGCCTCAATCACCTAAATGTTGCGGTGAAGAAAAGCAGCATCCAGTGGATTCATGTACGACATGAAGAAGTAGGAGCTTATGCTGCTGCTGCCGAAGCTGAACTTGATGGTCTTGCAGTGTGTGCAGGAAGCTGCGGTCCTGGACACGTTCACCTGATTAATGGAGTATATGAGGCACACAGATCGCATGTTCCGATGCTGGTGATTGCATCTACAATTCCCAGTGATGAAATGGGAATGGATTACTTTCAGGAGACAAACACAATAAAATTATTTGACGATTGCAGTTATTATAATCAAATGATTACCCGTCCTGAGCAGGTACAACGAACAGTTCAAACGGCTATCCAACATGCGATTTCTAAAAAAGGAGTAGCGGTCATCGGCCTTCCGGGTGATGTTTCAGAACTGGATGCACAGGAAACAACGACTTCTACTCAAATCTTTAAAACCAATCCTGTAATAAGACCATCAGATGATGAGTTGAAAAATCTGGCAACGCTGATTAATGAAAATAAAAAGATAACCCTTTACTGCGGGATTGGAGCTGCTGAAGCGAGTGCTGAGGTTATCAAATTATCTCACTTACTAAAGGCTCCTGTAGGATATTCATTCCGGGGAAAGATGGCGATTCAGCCTAATAATTCTAATGAGATTGGTCTTACAGGTTTGTTAGGATTTCCTTCCGCTTATCATGCCATGCACGAAGCAGATGTTGTAATTCTTCTGGGAACTGACTTTCCTTACCAAAAGTTTATGCCGGTAAAAAATAAAATAGTTCAGATCGATGAAAGTCCGGAAAGGCTGGGAAGAAGGGCAAAGCTTGAATTAGGTCTTACTGGAGATGTAAAACAATCGATTATGGCATTGCTTCCCATGCTGAATGAGAAAACAGATGTTGACTTTCTCAATGAGCAATTGGCATTTTACGATAAAGTAAAGGAAAATCAGCTGGAATATGTAAAGGATTACGGGAAAGAAAATGCTATTCAGCCGGAGTATGTTGCCCATACGTTGGACCGTTTGGCTAAAAAAGATGCAATTTTCACTGTAGATACAGGAATGTGCTGTGTTTGGGGGGCAAGATTTATTACAGGAACCGGAGAACGAAAAATGTTGGGATCTTTTAACCACGGATCAATGGCCAATGCAATGCCAATGGCTATTGGAGCGTCTCTTGCCCATCCGGATAAGCAGGTTATTGCCATGTGTGGGGATGGTGGTTTATCTATGCTGTTGGGAGATATGGCAACCATTTTCCAATATAAGCTTCCCGTAAAATTGATTGTTTTTAATAACAGGACGTTGGGAATGGTAAAATTAGAAATGGAAGTGGGTGGAATGCCGGATAACGAAACCGATATGATTAATCCTGATTTTGCATTAGTTGCCCAGGCTATGGGATATCCTGGAAAAAATGTTCATCAACCCGAAGAGGTAGAAAGTGCGATTAAAGAATGTCTGGATTATAACGGACCTTATCTCCTTAATATTTTTACCAACCCTAATGCGCTGGCTCTTCCTCCTAAGATTGAAATGGATCAGGTTCTCGGGATGACCAAATCTATGGCTCAGCTGATGCTGGGGGGAAAAATGGATGAAGTACTCGAAACGGTAAAAAGTAATTATAAGCATATTAAAGGCTTGTTATAG
- a CDS encoding energy transducer TonB, with the protein MKTILLFFALCFANFAFAQELEDRDDSFIVENNKNLFKIDIKEPFLQVAAKCTDFKPAAFEGGASAYRDILSKYMYTYLNADFYTLSGDFTFTLIINETGKVIDAVGAPKVLHSEAFFDDMQYVVRRIKKTWKPATCNGQPVKSEMKVKMNFSSLSVDM; encoded by the coding sequence ATGAAAACGATACTTTTATTTTTTGCCTTATGTTTTGCAAACTTTGCTTTTGCACAAGAGCTTGAAGATAGAGATGATTCCTTTATTGTAGAAAATAATAAAAACCTTTTTAAAATAGACATTAAGGAACCTTTTTTACAGGTTGCAGCAAAATGTACTGATTTTAAACCGGCAGCATTTGAAGGTGGAGCTTCGGCATATAGAGATATTTTGAGCAAATACATGTATACATACCTGAATGCAGATTTCTATACGCTGAGTGGAGACTTTACATTTACTCTGATAATCAATGAAACGGGAAAAGTAATAGATGCTGTAGGAGCTCCAAAAGTTTTACACAGTGAAGCTTTCTTTGATGATATGCAATATGTCGTAAGAAGGATCAAAAAAACCTGGAAGCCAGCTACCTGTAATGGACAACCGGTAAAATCTGAGATGAAAGTGAAAATGAACTTCTCATCCTTATCAGTAGATATGTAA
- a CDS encoding energy transducer TonB yields MKKYILILFLFFGFIGYSQGSKNPAETVMNSQNAAFPGGDDAFTKEFLQMIHSYIDLKKYAVNGMFVFVFDVNTSGKVENLDVLPKVKNSEMFIDDMQFAIKKVKKKWKPAMKDGQPVVSKKIIKINFTSDHFDHGD; encoded by the coding sequence ATGAAAAAATACATTTTAATCCTGTTCCTGTTCTTTGGATTTATAGGATATTCACAAGGATCAAAAAATCCGGCAGAAACCGTTATGAATTCTCAAAATGCAGCGTTTCCAGGTGGTGATGACGCTTTTACCAAAGAATTCTTACAAATGATCCATTCCTATATTGATTTGAAAAAATATGCAGTAAACGGAATGTTTGTTTTTGTCTTTGATGTGAATACAAGTGGGAAAGTCGAAAATCTTGATGTCTTACCTAAAGTGAAAAATAGCGAGATGTTTATAGATGACATGCAGTTTGCTATTAAAAAAGTAAAAAAGAAATGGAAACCTGCAATGAAAGATGGTCAGCCGGTCGTTTCTAAAAAAATCATTAAAATTAATTTTACATCAGATCATTTTGATCACGGAGATTAA